In the Campylobacter showae genome, one interval contains:
- a CDS encoding cytochrome ubiquinol oxidase subunit I, producing MSEIASVDWSRAQFALTAIYHFLFVPLTLGLSFIIAIMESIYVKTGNEQWLKITKFWLKLFGINFAIGVATGIIMEFEFGTNWANYSWFVGDIFGAPLAIEGLLAFFMEATFFAVMFFGWDKVSKKFHLISTWLVAIGSNLSALWILIANGWMQYPVGMKFNPATARMEMENFFEVALSPVGIIKFLHTVTSGYVASALFVIGISAWFILKGRHLIMAKKSIIVAASFGLVTSLFLMFSGDESAYQVARTQPMKLAAMEGLYKGETNAGLVAMGVLDPSKKPGDDKDPFLLEIKFPYALGVMATRGFNNFTPGIDDLVYGNETHDIEGVASKMAKGSLAVSALTTYNAAKKSGDKAAMEQAEQTLAQNMKFLGYGYLEKPADAVPPVGLTFYSFHVMVALGTYFLALFFVVLYLCMANNIENFKKLLWICVFTIPLGYVAIEAGWIVAEVGRQPWVVQDLMTVGVGATNLSSTNVKISFILFAVLFTALLIAEIKIMLKQIKIGFENHA from the coding sequence ATGTCTGAAATCGCTTCGGTCGATTGGTCTAGGGCGCAGTTTGCGCTCACCGCCATATACCACTTTTTGTTTGTTCCGCTCACGTTGGGACTTAGCTTTATCATCGCCATTATGGAGAGTATCTACGTCAAAACCGGTAACGAGCAGTGGCTAAAAATCACCAAATTTTGGCTAAAACTCTTCGGTATAAACTTTGCTATCGGCGTGGCTACCGGTATCATAATGGAATTTGAGTTCGGCACCAACTGGGCGAACTACAGCTGGTTTGTCGGCGACATCTTCGGTGCGCCGCTAGCTATCGAGGGCTTGCTTGCGTTCTTTATGGAGGCGACATTCTTTGCCGTTATGTTTTTTGGCTGGGATAAGGTTAGCAAGAAATTTCACCTCATCTCGACCTGGCTCGTGGCTATCGGTTCAAATTTGAGCGCGCTTTGGATCCTCATCGCAAACGGCTGGATGCAGTATCCGGTGGGTATGAAATTTAACCCCGCAACCGCAAGAATGGAAATGGAAAATTTCTTCGAGGTCGCTCTTAGCCCGGTAGGTATCATCAAATTTTTACACACCGTAACTAGCGGCTACGTTGCTAGTGCGCTTTTCGTGATAGGAATTTCAGCGTGGTTTATCCTAAAAGGACGCCACCTAATCATGGCTAAAAAATCTATCATCGTAGCGGCAAGCTTCGGTCTCGTTACGTCGCTATTTTTGATGTTTAGCGGCGACGAGAGCGCATATCAGGTCGCACGCACCCAGCCTATGAAACTAGCCGCGATGGAAGGCCTTTATAAAGGCGAAACAAACGCCGGCCTAGTCGCTATGGGCGTACTAGATCCGTCTAAAAAACCTGGCGATGACAAAGATCCGTTTTTATTAGAGATAAAATTTCCTTACGCGCTCGGAGTTATGGCTACTAGAGGGTTTAACAACTTTACTCCCGGTATAGACGATCTAGTGTATGGCAATGAAACTCACGACATAGAGGGCGTTGCGAGCAAGATGGCCAAAGGCTCGTTAGCCGTTAGCGCGCTAACAACCTATAATGCCGCTAAAAAATCAGGCGATAAAGCCGCGATGGAGCAAGCCGAGCAAACTCTAGCTCAAAATATGAAATTTCTAGGCTACGGCTATCTTGAAAAGCCTGCCGACGCCGTGCCGCCCGTTGGCCTAACGTTTTATAGCTTCCACGTGATGGTTGCGCTTGGCACTTACTTTTTAGCGCTATTTTTCGTCGTACTTTATCTTTGCATGGCGAACAATATCGAAAATTTCAAAAAGTTGCTTTGGATCTGCGTATTTACGATACCGCTTGGTTACGTAGCTATCGAGGCGGGCTGGATAGTAGCCGAAGTAGGGCGCCAGCCGTGGGTCGTGCAAGACCTCATGACGGTGGGCGTGGGAGCGACGAATTTATCGAGCACAAACGTCAAAATTTCGTTTATATTATTTGCGGTTCTTTTCACGGCTCTGCTCATAGCCGAGATAAAAATCATGCTAAAACAGATAAAAATAGGATTTGAAAACCATGCTTAG
- a CDS encoding DUF4492 domain-containing protein, with the protein MIKKYIRNISSLYIDGFRNMKLGKSLWFVIAIKLLIMFGILKVFIFDESLNSKFESDEAKADFVISNLTKE; encoded by the coding sequence ATGATTAAAAAATATATTAGAAATATCTCGTCTTTGTATATAGACGGCTTTAGGAACATGAAGCTCGGAAAGAGCCTGTGGTTCGTGATAGCTATCAAGCTGCTTATAATGTTCGGAATTTTAAAAGTATTTATCTTTGATGAAAGTTTAAATTCAAAATTTGAGAGCGACGAGGCCAAAGCGGACTTCGTCATCTCAAATTTGACAAAGGAATAA
- a CDS encoding CTP synthase, whose product MQKNPNETKYIFITGGVLSSLGKGIAAASIATLLKSTGLKVSMLKADPYINVDPGTMSPLEHGEVFVTDDGAETDLDLGHYERFLDESLSQDNNFTTGRVYSSVIEKERRGDYLGKTIQVIPHIVGEIVDRIKKAGEGRDILIVEIGGTVGDIEGLPFLEAIRALRVEVGRKRAMNIHLTLVPFIKVAGELKTKPTQHSVGELRRIGISPDMIICRAEQPLNRELKDKIAASCGVERNCVIESIDSASIYQVPLAFYNQDVLTPIAEILNLGELKLDMRNWDSLVKRIIAPTKETTIAFVGKYVDLKESYKSLTESIIHAGASLDARVNLKWIDSEKIEPSNVEELLKDVGGVLVAGGFGERGVSGKIEAIKYARENGVPYLGICLGMQLSLIEFARNVLKLEDANSVEFKPECVNPIIYLIDSFIDAHGQTQIRTHQSPVGGTMRLGAYTCDVKPGSLLSQIYGGAKCVKERHRHRYEANPKYRAEFEANGLIVSGESDGLIEAVELSSPATGAKNSHPWFVGVQFHPEFTSRLTNPNPVVLGFIKASLEKSK is encoded by the coding sequence ATGCAAAAAAATCCAAACGAAACAAAGTATATTTTTATAACCGGCGGCGTGCTAAGCTCGCTAGGTAAGGGCATCGCGGCGGCTTCTATCGCCACGCTTCTTAAAAGCACGGGCTTAAAGGTGAGCATGCTAAAGGCTGACCCGTACATCAACGTAGATCCCGGCACCATGAGTCCGCTCGAGCACGGCGAGGTTTTCGTTACCGACGACGGCGCGGAGACGGATCTGGATCTGGGGCACTACGAGAGATTTTTAGACGAGAGCCTAAGCCAAGATAACAACTTCACGACCGGCCGCGTCTATAGCTCCGTTATCGAAAAAGAGCGCAGAGGCGACTATCTGGGCAAAACGATCCAAGTCATCCCGCACATCGTGGGCGAGATCGTTGATCGTATCAAAAAGGCGGGAGAAGGTCGCGACATACTGATCGTTGAGATCGGCGGCACGGTAGGCGATATCGAGGGCTTGCCGTTTTTGGAGGCTATCCGCGCCCTTCGCGTCGAGGTTGGCCGCAAACGCGCGATGAATATCCACCTAACGCTCGTGCCGTTTATAAAAGTCGCTGGCGAGCTAAAGACCAAGCCTACTCAGCACAGTGTCGGCGAGCTACGCCGTATCGGTATCAGCCCCGATATGATCATCTGCCGCGCCGAGCAGCCGCTAAACCGCGAGCTAAAGGATAAAATAGCCGCCAGCTGCGGCGTAGAGCGCAACTGCGTCATCGAGAGTATCGACTCGGCTAGCATCTATCAGGTGCCGCTCGCGTTTTATAATCAAGACGTCTTAACCCCGATCGCCGAAATTTTAAATTTGGGCGAACTAAAGCTTGATATGCGCAACTGGGACAGCCTAGTTAAGCGCATCATCGCTCCAACGAAAGAAACCACGATAGCATTTGTGGGCAAATACGTCGATCTAAAAGAGAGCTACAAGAGCCTAACTGAAAGCATTATCCACGCGGGTGCGAGCCTTGACGCGAGGGTAAATTTAAAGTGGATAGATAGCGAGAAAATCGAGCCTTCAAACGTCGAGGAGCTACTAAAAGACGTAGGCGGCGTGCTAGTTGCGGGAGGATTTGGTGAGCGCGGCGTGAGCGGCAAGATCGAAGCGATCAAATACGCCCGCGAAAACGGCGTGCCGTATCTTGGTATCTGCCTAGGCATGCAGCTATCGCTCATCGAGTTTGCCCGCAACGTACTAAAGCTCGAGGACGCAAATTCGGTCGAATTTAAGCCCGAGTGCGTAAATCCTATCATCTATCTCATCGATAGTTTCATCGACGCGCACGGCCAAACGCAGATCCGCACTCACCAAAGTCCGGTCGGCGGCACTATGAGGCTTGGCGCGTATACTTGCGATGTGAAGCCTGGCTCGTTGCTGAGTCAAATTTACGGCGGCGCCAAATGCGTCAAAGAACGCCACCGCCACCGCTACGAGGCAAATCCGAAATATAGAGCCGAATTTGAAGCAAACGGCCTGATAGTTAGCGGCGAGAGCGACGGGCTGATCGAGGCCGTCGAGCTTAGCTCGCCTGCGACGGGCGCTAAAAACTCGCATCCGTGGTTTGTCGGCGTGCAGTTTCATCCGGAATTTACCAGCCGTCTGACGAATCCAAATCCCGTAGTTTTGGGCTTTATCAAGGCTAGCCTAGAAAAATCGAAATAA